Below is a genomic region from Candidatus Paceibacterota bacterium.
GGAACCTTGACTTCAGGTGGTAGTACTTCGCTTACGGTTGATTCACATTCTACAGGTGCCCTAAATCTCGGGACCAGCAATGATGCAAAGACAATTAACCTTGGTACAGGGACTGCCGGAAATACGATCAACATCGGCACAAATAACACCATTGCAGACACGATTAGCATTGGATCTGCGCTCGATGCACTTGCACTTTCCTCAACGGGTCTCAATCTCACTACCGGAGGAGCACTTACCGGTGTTGCCTCGGTTGACACTATTGCCTTCAGTGCAACTGCGATGACTTTTGCGGGCGCAGGAGCACTGTCTTCCACAGGTGCAAATGCCCTCACCCTTGATTCGGGGACAACGGGTGCGTTGAATCTTGGCACGGGTGCAAATGCAAAAGCTATTACAATCGGAAATGCAACCGGTGCGACCGATGTCACCATTAATGCGGGTACTGGAGGAGTTGATATTGGCGCAAATGCGATTGCGAAACTTGTACAAGTAGGTACAACCACTGGTGCATCAAGACTCAATCTCGGTGCAGGAACGGGAGGTGTATTCTTGAATGGATTAGCTGCAGCAGCTAGTGGGAATCTAGTCGTCTGTATCAATAACACTTCAAAGCAGCTCTATGTAGGATCCTCAAATACAGTGTGCAACTCATCATCAGCACGCTTCAAGCACAGTATCGAAGATATTCCTCTTGGACTTGCTGCGGTAAAGCAGATGCGCCCCGTAAGCTTTGAGTACAACGAAACAAATGAAAGGGCCCTTGGCTTTATTGCGGAGGAAGTAGCAAACATAGACGAGCGTCTAATCATTCGTGACGAAGGAGGGCTACCTTATGCAATTAACCCAGATTACTTCATTCCAATCATCACAAAAGGCGTACAAGAACTCAGCAATAAACTTGAACTCTTCCTCACAAACAGTGGAATCAGTATGGATGGTCTCAATCAACTTGCACTTAATGGAGGACTCCGCGTTTCGGGTGAAGTGGATCTCGGAAAGGACAGTGTAGGTGAAGCGGTAATCCGATCTGGTGCAACTGAAATTTCTGTAGTATTCACAACAGCATATACACAAATGCCTGTCGTCACTATTACAAAAATGACACAAGGAATACTCACCGATAACTACATCGATGAAGTGTCGCGCACTGGATTCAAGATAAAGATCGCACCCGCACAACAAAAAGATATGCGCTTTAGCTGGCATGCATTTGGGTCAACAAACGGCATACGTCTCTTTAGCGACGGTAATGTCGAGGATGTAAATTCTACATCTATACTTCTCAATCAAACAGAAAACACGAACAACCAAAGTATCACCACAGGCGGAGATATTCATCTTCCTGACACGGTCATCGGCACTGAAGTTGGAACAAGTACCACAGCAACCACAACACCAGAGGAAGCGACAACGACAACAGAGAGTACGAATGTACCCATACTTATAGAGGAGCCACCAATAACCACTCCGCAGACAGAGACTCCCGAAAGCGATCCCCTTATAACTGAATCGGGTCAACCATCAGACCCCGTAGAAACGATAGCACCATAATACTCATCACGTTATGCACGAGAATACCCCACCTGTGACTACCGCCAAGAAAACAATAACTCAAATTGTTGTTTTCTTGTGTATCGTTATAGTGGTGATGACTGCCGTCCTCATGCAGCGCAATGTTCAGCATCTTGAGCAATCAGCAAATGCAAGAATTGCAAAGGAACAACAAGCGCTCATCGCAGAAATAGGCGAGTTTATGCTTCTTCCAGCAGATGAAGTTCCTACTATTGCAACAGTAACAAACAAGCAGAAACTTCGAAACCAGCCAATATTCGCGGATGCTGAAAATGGAGATACGCTTATTGCCTATCCTATTGCAGGAAAACTCATTCTTTATCGTGAGACGCAAAAACAAATTATCACCATAGCTTCGATCCATGAATAGTAAGCACTATACCTCGATGCTTCTCTGCGCAAGCATTTCGCTTACTGCGTTTTGCGTGTTTGAGATCCAGCATGCTTTTGCCTCAGAAACTAATGGCTCAATTCAAAGCGGATATGTTTATGCGTGGGGAGACAAGCTTGGCTGGATCAATTTCAAACCATCCCAGGGCGGCATCACAATTACTGATTCAGGAATTTCTGGCTACGCGTGGAGCACAAATGATGGTTGGATTAACTTTTCACCTACAACAGGTGGAGTCACAAATACTGCTGCAGGACAACTAGGTGGGTATGCATGGTCGTCGGGAAAAGGCTGGATTAGTTTTTCAGGTGTAAATATATCCGGTACTGGGAAATTTTCAGGAGTAGCTGGAACTCTTGGGGCGACTGCAGGACAAATCAACTTTGACTGCTCGCAGTGTGACGTACGCACAGACTGGCGTCCTCAGCAATTGCGTGGAGGTGCAGTAGGAACAAGAATAATCGGTGGATATGCATTTGGTATAAACCCCGCCCTGCCCATCACGCCACTCCCCACCCTCGGTGAGTCACCACTAACATTATTACCATCTCAGGACGGAACGATCATCCAAGATTCTGAAGTGGGACCCATTATCGTTTATGTTCCGGGGAAAGCAGTATCAGAAGAGCTCACACTCCATGTCAACGCAAAGGACAGCCAATCATCCAAAATCCAACCTCCAACAGCTGATGCCATCCTATTGAATGGAACTTACTACGAAATAATTGTGCGGGATGCGAAAGGAAATGAGGTGCATGAATTTGATTCACCTCTTCGCATTACGCTCCCTCTACCTCGCGACCTACGAAACCTCCGACGTCTTGCGGTGTATTGGCTGGACGAAGGAATGGAAGTATGGAACAAAATTCCTGATGCAGTCTTCTTTGATGATCATGTTGAATTCAAGGTGACCCACCTTACCAAGTTTGCAATCTTTGCGACACCATCAAGTAGTATGATAAAGAGACCGACAGTAATCCAAGGTCCAGCTGGCGGAGCGATCATTATCGACCAAGGTACCGTCGATATAAGTCCACAGGAACAGACTATTCGTAATCAAAGAGAGGGAATGCGTGGAGTATCCCCACACGACAGGAGCCCAGAAGTGACCCAAAAGCCACAAGCAGAAAAAACATCAGCAATGAATTTACTTGTTGTCATTACCGCAACGCTCATTGCCGTGCTTGCACATATACTTGCGAAACAAAAAATGGATGAAATAAAATAGCCCAAAGGGGCTATTTTACATGACCTTAAGATACTTTCGCACTGCGAGTATCGACGAAACTGAACCGAGCAGAATACCTGCTGCCATGAGCACAAAGAAAATCTGTGGCAGATTTGCAATGTAGTATGCAAAGAGATCGATACCACCGTAGAATTCTGCGGTTGCGCTTTGCACCCAGACAGTCAACGGATAGAATGCTGCGGTTGCAAGAATCGCCGCGACGATACCACAGAGTGCACCTTCAACAATGAATGGACCACGAACAAACATATTCGTCGCGCCGACAAGTCTCATAATGCTTATCTCTTCCCTCGAGGCATAGATTGCGATACGGATCGTATTGAACGTAATCACGATCGCTATGGCGATCAAGAATAGGAGGATTGCAAATGAGAACTTTTCCACTGCATTCACCGTTGCAGTCAGCTTCTCGATAATGACCTTATGCTGCGCATAGTTGATCTTACCAATGAAACCCTCAGACTGACGATCATCTTTTTCCTTATTCAAATAGAGAGCGATCGCTTCGTATTCCGAAGGATTCTTCGCACGAATATTAAGCATTGCACCAAGAGGATTATCTGAAAGCTCATTGAGCGCCGCCTGGAGCAAATAATCATTCTCATGCTTCTTTCGGAAATCCTCGATTGCCTGATCTCGGGAGATATACTCAACCTTGGAAACTTCAGGCATCTTCTCGAGTGAATTACGAAGTGCCAAGATGTCGTCCGCTTTTGCCGTTGAAGAGAAATATACGTTAATGTCCACCTTCTCTTCGATGGTACGCAATGTCTCCTGCAAGAATACGGATGAAAGCATAGAACCTCCAATGACGAAAAGGGCTACGGTCATAACGAAGATCGCAGACAGAGAGACTACCGCATTACGCCAAAAGTTAAGAAAACCCGAGCGCATTACGCGACGGAAAGAAGTGAACATAG
It encodes:
- a CDS encoding tail fiber domain-containing protein, with the translated sequence TTADAIAIGSALDSFALTSTGLSVTSGGALTGVTSIDTIAHSATAITFEGVGTLTSGGSTSLTVDSHSTGALNLGTSNDAKTINLGTGTAGNTINIGTNNTIADTISIGSALDALALSSTGLNLTTGGALTGVASVDTIAFSATAMTFAGAGALSSTGANALTLDSGTTGALNLGTGANAKAITIGNATGATDVTINAGTGGVDIGANAIAKLVQVGTTTGASRLNLGAGTGGVFLNGLAAAASGNLVVCINNTSKQLYVGSSNTVCNSSSARFKHSIEDIPLGLAAVKQMRPVSFEYNETNERALGFIAEEVANIDERLIIRDEGGLPYAINPDYFIPIITKGVQELSNKLELFLTNSGISMDGLNQLALNGGLRVSGEVDLGKDSVGEAVIRSGATEISVVFTTAYTQMPVVTITKMTQGILTDNYIDEVSRTGFKIKIAPAQQKDMRFSWHAFGSTNGIRLFSDGNVEDVNSTSILLNQTENTNNQSITTGGDIHLPDTVIGTEVGTSTTATTTPEEATTTTESTNVPILIEEPPITTPQTETPESDPLITESGQPSDPVETIAP
- a CDS encoding permease-like cell division protein FtsX translates to MSMFTSFRRVMRSGFLNFWRNAVVSLSAIFVMTVALFVIGGSMLSSVFLQETLRTIEEKVDINVYFSSTAKADDILALRNSLEKMPEVSKVEYISRDQAIEDFRKKHENDYLLQAALNELSDNPLGAMLNIRAKNPSEYEAIALYLNKEKDDRQSEGFIGKINYAQHKVIIEKLTATVNAVEKFSFAILLFLIAIAIVITFNTIRIAIYASREEISIMRLVGATNMFVRGPFIVEGALCGIVAAILATAAFYPLTVWVQSATAEFYGGIDLFAYYIANLPQIFFVLMAAGILLGSVSSILAVRKYLKVM